A region of Streptomyces sp. TG1A-60 DNA encodes the following proteins:
- a CDS encoding intradiol ring-cleavage dioxygenase, which produces MSKAPSGNGHHDHDHGHEIDGGLAHDIPLFARRRMIRLLAGASMVPLVAACTSDESGSTSDSASSGSSSSGSASSGSSGSDCEVIPSETAGPYPGDGSNGPNVLKESGVVRRDITRSFGSASGVAEGVPLTVTLTVVDQSAGCDTPKEGAAVYVWHCDREGRYSLYSDGATEENYLRGVQETDEKGQVTFTSIFPACYPGRWPHIHFEVYGSLDDATAARSIVATSQLAFPKDVCDTVYATDGYSQSVTTLGQLSLETDGVFSDGHEQQLADMEGSVEKGYTATLTVPV; this is translated from the coding sequence ATGAGCAAAGCCCCCAGCGGCAACGGCCACCACGACCACGACCACGGTCACGAGATCGACGGAGGGCTCGCCCACGACATTCCCCTGTTCGCCCGCCGCCGCATGATCAGACTGCTGGCGGGTGCGAGCATGGTTCCGCTGGTGGCGGCCTGTACGTCGGACGAGTCGGGCAGTACGTCGGACTCGGCCTCCTCCGGGTCGTCCTCGTCCGGTTCGGCCTCGTCCGGATCCTCCGGCTCGGACTGCGAGGTCATCCCGAGCGAGACGGCCGGCCCGTACCCCGGTGACGGTTCGAACGGCCCGAACGTGCTCAAGGAGAGCGGTGTCGTCCGCCGGGACATCACGAGGAGCTTCGGCTCGGCGAGCGGCGTCGCCGAGGGCGTACCGCTGACGGTCACCCTGACGGTCGTCGACCAGTCCGCCGGCTGCGACACCCCGAAGGAGGGCGCGGCCGTCTACGTGTGGCACTGCGACCGGGAGGGCAGGTACTCCCTCTACTCCGACGGTGCCACCGAGGAGAACTACCTGCGCGGCGTCCAGGAGACCGACGAGAAGGGCCAGGTCACCTTCACGTCGATCTTCCCCGCCTGCTACCCGGGCCGCTGGCCGCACATCCACTTCGAGGTCTACGGCAGCCTGGACGACGCCACCGCCGCCCGGTCGATCGTCGCCACCTCGCAGCTCGCCTTCCCCAAGGACGTCTGCGACACCGTGTACGCCACCGACGGCTACAGCCAGAGCGTCACCACCCTCGGGCAGCTCTCCCTGGAGACCGACGGCGTCTTCAGCGACGGCCACGAGCAGCAGCTGGCCGACATGGAGGGCAGCGTGGAGAAGGGCTACACGGCCACGCTCACCGTGCCGGTCTGA
- a CDS encoding SsgA family sporulation/cell division regulator yields MSVTVEQYARAHVVTDSPEDLDTVLVLLRCDTDTSEVRVRLPGPDEWTFPRDLLERGLRTPTTAGPVSIWPCGRVQAVMEFHSARGVAVLQFDTKALIRFLRRTYTAVPVAR; encoded by the coding sequence ATGTCTGTCACGGTCGAGCAGTACGCCCGGGCCCATGTCGTCACGGACTCCCCCGAGGACCTGGACACGGTCCTCGTCCTCCTCCGCTGCGACACCGACACCTCCGAGGTCCGCGTACGCCTCCCCGGCCCCGACGAGTGGACCTTCCCCCGCGACCTCCTCGAACGCGGCCTGCGCACCCCCACCACCGCCGGCCCCGTCAGCATCTGGCCCTGTGGCCGCGTCCAGGCCGTCATGGAGTTCCACTCCGCGCGCGGGGTGGCGGTGTTGCAGTTCGACACGAAGGCGCTGATCCGCTTCTTGCGGCGGACTTACACCGCTGTGCCGGTGGCTCGCTGA
- a CDS encoding energy-coupling factor ABC transporter permease: MHVPDGFINAPVSAVAGVVAAGAVAVSLRGARRELDERTAPLAGLVAAFIFAVQMLNFPVGAGTSGHLLGGALAAILVGPYTGVLCVSVVLLMQGILFADGGLTALGVNIGIMAVVTTVVAYVVFRGLVKVLPRTRRSVTGSAFAAALISVPAAAAAFTLVYAIGGTTDVPLGSVLTAMVGVHVLIGIGEAAITALTVGAVIAVRPDLVYGARGLTAPLKLRVNGELVDVPAADPAPAPAPVAARSTRTLLLAGLGTSLLLAGVVSFYASADPDGLEKVAADKGIDARSEDHAAADSPLADYGVEGLTDARLSGGLAGVIGVGVTVVAGTGIFRAVRKRRADDSPTPASVPENAA, encoded by the coding sequence ATGCACGTGCCCGACGGATTCATCAACGCCCCCGTCTCGGCGGTCGCCGGAGTCGTCGCCGCCGGTGCGGTCGCCGTGAGCCTGCGGGGCGCCCGGCGTGAGTTGGACGAGCGGACGGCGCCGCTCGCCGGGCTCGTCGCCGCGTTCATCTTCGCCGTGCAGATGCTGAACTTCCCGGTCGGGGCCGGGACCAGCGGGCATCTCCTCGGCGGGGCCCTGGCCGCGATACTCGTGGGCCCCTACACAGGGGTCCTGTGCGTGTCCGTGGTGCTCCTGATGCAGGGCATCCTCTTCGCCGACGGCGGCCTCACCGCCCTCGGCGTGAACATCGGCATCATGGCCGTCGTCACGACCGTCGTCGCGTACGTCGTCTTCCGCGGGCTGGTGAAGGTGCTTCCCAGGACGCGGCGCTCCGTCACCGGCTCCGCCTTCGCCGCCGCCCTGATCTCCGTGCCCGCCGCAGCCGCCGCCTTCACCCTCGTCTACGCGATCGGCGGCACCACCGACGTGCCGCTCGGCTCGGTCCTCACCGCCATGGTCGGCGTCCACGTCCTCATCGGCATCGGTGAGGCCGCGATCACCGCCCTCACCGTCGGCGCCGTCATCGCCGTACGGCCGGACCTCGTGTACGGCGCCCGCGGTCTGACCGCCCCCCTCAAGCTCCGGGTGAACGGCGAACTCGTCGACGTCCCCGCCGCCGACCCGGCGCCCGCCCCAGCGCCCGTCGCCGCCCGATCCACCCGCACGCTCCTCCTCGCCGGTCTCGGCACCTCCCTCCTCCTCGCCGGTGTCGTCAGCTTCTACGCCTCCGCCGACCCCGACGGCCTGGAGAAGGTCGCCGCCGACAAGGGCATCGACGCCAGGTCCGAGGACCACGCCGCCGCCGACTCCCCCCTCGCCGACTACGGCGTCGAGGGCCTCACCGACGCCCGGCTCTCCGGCGGTCTCGCGGGCGTGATCGGCGTCGGCGTCACGGTCGTCGCCGGCACCGGGATCTTCCGGGCCGTACGCAAGCGCCGCGCCGACGACTCGCCGACCCCCGCTTCCGTGCCCGAGAACGCGGCCTGA
- a CDS encoding ABC transporter ATP-binding protein has protein sequence MSKEVVPPSLDPPSLDPPSLDVAGLAFAYPDGHQALFGVDFTIGRGERVALLGPNGAGKTTLVLHLNGILTGGAGTVTVAGLSVGRRHMAEIRRKVGIVFQDPDDQLFMPTVREDVAFGPAAAGLKGAELEDRVDRALEQVGMAEFRERPPHHLSFGQRRRVAVATVLAMEPEILVLDEPSSNLDPASRRELADILRSLDVTVLMVTHDLPYALELCPRALILSEGVIAADGATGALLADDRLMRAHRLELPFGFDPRSVTTGR, from the coding sequence GTGTCCAAGGAAGTCGTGCCCCCGTCCCTCGACCCTCCGTCCCTCGACCCTCCGTCCCTCGACGTCGCCGGGCTGGCCTTCGCGTACCCCGACGGCCACCAGGCCCTCTTCGGCGTCGACTTCACGATCGGGCGCGGCGAGCGGGTCGCCCTGCTCGGGCCGAACGGCGCCGGCAAGACCACCCTCGTCCTGCACCTCAACGGCATCCTCACCGGCGGCGCGGGCACGGTGACCGTCGCCGGACTGTCCGTCGGCAGGCGGCACATGGCCGAGATCCGGCGGAAGGTCGGCATCGTCTTCCAGGACCCCGACGACCAGCTCTTCATGCCGACCGTGCGGGAGGACGTGGCCTTCGGCCCGGCCGCCGCGGGGCTGAAGGGGGCCGAGCTGGAGGACCGGGTGGACCGGGCCCTCGAACAGGTCGGCATGGCGGAGTTCAGGGAACGGCCGCCCCACCACCTCTCCTTCGGGCAGCGCCGCCGGGTCGCCGTGGCGACCGTCCTCGCCATGGAGCCCGAGATCCTCGTCCTCGACGAGCCGTCCTCCAACCTCGACCCCGCCTCCCGCCGTGAACTCGCCGACATCCTGCGGTCGTTGGACGTCACCGTCCTCATGGTCACGCACGACCTGCCGTACGCCCTCGAACTGTGCCCCCGCGCCCTGATCCTCAGCGAGGGCGTCATCGCGGCCGACGGCGCGACCGGCGCACTCCTCGCCGACGACCGGCTGATGCGGGCCCACCGGCTGGAGCTGCCGTTCGGATTCGATCCGCGATCGGTCACCACGGGGCGCTGA
- a CDS encoding MarR family transcriptional regulator — protein MTKQEDAAWDGSLLLDEQLCFALYAAQRAVTAAYRPLLDELGLTYPQYLVMLCLWERGETTVKELAGALRLDYGTVSPLLKRLESAGLLRRERSARDERSVRVVLTGRGEQLRDRAAAVPATLAAATGLRGPEAGRLREELWQLAARATKAAGR, from the coding sequence GTGACGAAACAAGAGGACGCCGCGTGGGACGGTTCGCTGCTCCTCGACGAGCAGTTGTGCTTCGCGCTGTACGCGGCCCAGCGCGCGGTCACCGCCGCGTACCGCCCGCTGCTCGACGAGCTCGGGCTCACCTACCCGCAGTACCTGGTCATGCTCTGCCTCTGGGAGCGCGGCGAGACCACCGTCAAGGAACTGGCGGGCGCCCTGCGGCTCGACTACGGCACCGTCTCGCCGCTGCTGAAACGGCTGGAGTCGGCGGGGTTGCTGCGCCGGGAGCGGTCGGCGCGGGACGAGCGCTCGGTGCGGGTCGTGCTCACCGGGCGCGGCGAACAGCTCCGGGACCGCGCGGCGGCCGTCCCCGCCACCCTCGCCGCCGCGACCGGTCTGCGCGGCCCCGAGGCGGGCCGGCTGCGTGAGGAGCTGTGGCAGCTCGCGGCGCGGGCGACGAAGGCGGCGGGGCGCTGA
- a CDS encoding organic hydroperoxide resistance protein produces the protein MTDDAAVETRTDTRPTKIMYVAEATAHGGRDGYITSQDGRIDLKAAMPPELGGDGDGTNPEQLFAAGYSSCFHNALVLVGRRQGYDLTGSTVAAKVGIGPNKQRGYGLAVALSVSLPVIDQDIAAKLVDAAHHVCPYSNATRDNIEVTILLG, from the coding sequence ATGACCGACGACGCAGCTGTGGAGACCCGCACCGACACGCGGCCGACGAAGATCATGTACGTCGCCGAGGCCACGGCGCACGGCGGCCGGGACGGCTACATCACCAGCCAGGACGGCCGGATCGACCTCAAGGCCGCGATGCCGCCGGAGCTGGGCGGCGACGGCGACGGCACCAACCCGGAGCAGCTGTTCGCCGCCGGGTACAGCTCCTGCTTCCACAACGCGCTGGTGCTCGTCGGCCGCCGCCAGGGCTACGACCTGACCGGCTCCACCGTCGCCGCGAAGGTCGGCATCGGCCCCAACAAGCAGCGCGGCTACGGCCTCGCCGTCGCCCTCAGCGTCTCCCTCCCGGTCATCGACCAGGACATCGCGGCCAAGCTCGTCGACGCGGCCCACCATGTCTGCCCGTACTCGAACGCGACCCGCGACAACATCGAGGTCACGATCCTGCTGGGCTGA
- a CDS encoding DUF1876 domain-containing protein, producing the protein MMKTVVGWHIELEFQEDEQRTRAAALVRLPDGKEIRANGYASRHHTDSNQPRVGEEIAGARALNELAMKLLTKAHDEIDEASGRTSHPIAL; encoded by the coding sequence ATGATGAAGACCGTTGTCGGATGGCACATCGAGCTGGAGTTCCAGGAGGACGAGCAGCGCACCCGGGCAGCCGCCCTCGTGCGACTCCCCGACGGGAAGGAGATACGCGCCAACGGCTACGCCAGCCGTCACCACACCGACTCCAATCAGCCCCGGGTCGGCGAGGAGATAGCCGGCGCGAGGGCCCTGAACGAGCTCGCCATGAAGCTCCTCACCAAGGCCCATGACGAGATAGACGAGGCATCGGGCAGGACGTCCCACCCGATAGCGCTCTGA
- a CDS encoding penicillin-binding transpeptidase domain-containing protein, translating to MGKRRRVDERKTSASGRSRRPLVLGGLAVAALGGGAFAVYTVFGGGAAAEDGSAGAKAVKSGPLSAGEVRTAATAFLTAWQKGTAAEAAAATDDPAAARAALTGFTKDAHITDVTLTRGKRAGDEVTFSVKGTVSYKGTDKPLTYTSALTVVRAEKDGEPVVGWRPSVVHPDLDEGDRLVTGEAGTPPVKALDRDGGELTTEKYASLGSVLDGLREKYGKKAGGKAGVELRIVRADPAKDEADEKSTASGKPAEDEKSAGSEQEEKAADKTLLELSEGTPGELKTTLDPSLQAAAEEQVKATKRASVVVMRPSTGEILAAANSGSFNVAFQGSLAPGSTMKIVSSALLIDKGLASADKVHPCPKYSSYGGWKFRNDDKFEIENGTFKASFARSCNTAFISQAKELDDNSLTLEAQQVFGLGLNNWAIGVSSFDGSVPVQSDAPMAASLIGQGGVRMNPLNMASVVSTAKTGVFKQPYLVPASVDGRTLATAPRPMSSTVRSQLRELLRYTAAAGTAAEAMAGLGPDYGAKTGSAEVDGQKQANGWFTAWKGDLASAGVVQQGGHGSESAGPIVAALLKAGSGG from the coding sequence GTGGGTAAGAGAAGGCGTGTCGACGAGCGGAAGACCTCGGCGTCGGGCAGGTCACGACGGCCCCTCGTGCTGGGCGGCCTGGCCGTCGCGGCCCTCGGGGGCGGCGCGTTCGCCGTGTACACGGTGTTCGGCGGCGGCGCGGCGGCCGAGGACGGTTCGGCCGGCGCCAAGGCCGTGAAGAGCGGGCCGCTGTCCGCCGGCGAGGTCCGTACGGCCGCGACCGCCTTCCTCACCGCCTGGCAGAAGGGCACCGCCGCCGAGGCCGCCGCCGCCACGGACGACCCGGCCGCCGCGAGGGCCGCGCTGACCGGCTTCACCAAGGACGCCCACATCACGGACGTCACCCTCACCCGTGGCAAGCGCGCGGGCGACGAGGTGACGTTCTCGGTGAAGGGCACGGTGTCCTACAAGGGCACGGACAAGCCCCTCACGTACACGTCCGCCCTCACCGTCGTACGGGCGGAGAAGGACGGCGAACCGGTCGTCGGCTGGCGGCCGTCCGTCGTCCACCCCGACCTCGACGAGGGTGACCGCCTGGTGACCGGCGAGGCCGGCACGCCTCCGGTGAAGGCCCTCGACCGGGACGGCGGCGAGCTGACGACGGAGAAGTACGCGTCGCTGGGCTCGGTGCTGGACGGCCTGCGGGAGAAGTACGGCAAGAAGGCGGGCGGCAAGGCGGGCGTCGAACTGCGGATCGTGCGGGCGGACCCGGCGAAGGACGAGGCGGACGAGAAGTCCACGGCCTCCGGGAAGCCCGCTGAGGACGAGAAGTCCGCCGGCTCCGAGCAGGAGGAGAAGGCCGCCGACAAGACGCTGCTGGAGCTGAGCGAGGGCACGCCGGGCGAGCTGAAGACGACGCTCGACCCGTCACTCCAGGCCGCCGCCGAGGAGCAGGTGAAGGCCACGAAGCGGGCGTCGGTGGTCGTGATGCGCCCCTCGACCGGCGAGATCCTGGCCGCGGCGAACTCCGGCAGCTTCAACGTGGCCTTCCAGGGCTCCCTCGCCCCCGGCTCCACGATGAAGATCGTGTCGTCGGCTCTGCTCATCGACAAGGGCCTGGCCTCGGCGGACAAGGTCCACCCGTGCCCCAAGTACTCGTCGTACGGCGGCTGGAAGTTCCGGAACGACGACAAGTTCGAGATCGAGAACGGGACGTTCAAGGCGAGCTTCGCGCGCTCCTGCAACACCGCCTTCATCTCCCAGGCGAAGGAGCTGGACGACAACTCCCTGACCCTGGAGGCCCAGCAGGTCTTCGGGCTCGGCCTGAACAACTGGGCCATCGGGGTGTCCAGCTTCGACGGTTCGGTGCCGGTGCAGAGCGACGCCCCGATGGCGGCCTCGCTGATCGGCCAGGGCGGGGTGCGGATGAACCCGCTGAACATGGCGTCGGTGGTCTCCACGGCCAAGACGGGCGTCTTCAAGCAGCCCTATCTCGTCCCCGCGTCGGTCGACGGCCGCACCCTCGCCACCGCCCCCCGGCCCATGTCGTCCACCGTGCGGTCCCAGCTGCGCGAACTCCTCCGGTACACCGCCGCGGCCGGTACGGCGGCCGAGGCGATGGCGGGCCTCGGCCCCGACTACGGCGCCAAGACCGGCTCCGCCGAGGTCGACGGCCAGAAGCAGGCCAACGGCTGGTTCACCGCCTGGAAGGGCGACCTCGCCTCCGCCGGAGTCGTCCAACAGGGCGGCCACGGCAGCGAGTCGGCGGGCCCGATCGTGGCAGCCCTTCTGAAGGCGGGCAGCGGGGGCTGA
- a CDS encoding penicillin-binding transpeptidase domain-containing protein, which yields MRKGVKVAIVGGVLATMLGGAGYGGYNFVTALSDSGAGAEKRSGPPSGDEVEETAEKFFAAWEKGDAVTASSYTNNAVDAGKVFGSFVDTARIDDVRIEPRKPTGAGGRTVPFSVAATVSYQGESKKLAYESELAVVRGKTTGRALVDWQPSVVHPELKDGDSLFTGEAATPPIEAVGRDDTVLTKEKYPSLGPVIDTLRERYGDKAGGTPGIELGIRHTATNAGDTTLLTLAEGRAGQLRTTISARAQAAAEKAVKKYPESSVVALQPSTGQVLAVANNREDGFNAAFQGALPPGSTMKIITAATLIDNGVTSMNGPAPCPDTATWQSQTFKNLPGLEADEGATLANSFMRSCNTAFIKLVDEEPLTDASLTNEAQERFGLGNDNWQTGIPSTDGKVPPSSGPNRAANAIGQGDVLMNPLNMASVTATAITGTFRQPYLVSPELDDRELATAKGLSAGTASQLKQMMRLTATRGTAAGVMSRLGGDIGAKTGSAEIDGQAVADSWFTGFSGDVAAAAMSEGGGRGGEAAGPMVVDVLRASG from the coding sequence ATGCGCAAGGGGGTCAAGGTCGCCATAGTCGGCGGGGTGCTGGCGACGATGCTGGGGGGCGCCGGGTACGGCGGGTACAACTTCGTGACCGCGCTCAGCGACAGCGGTGCGGGCGCGGAGAAGCGGAGCGGGCCGCCGAGCGGTGACGAGGTCGAGGAGACGGCGGAGAAGTTCTTCGCGGCCTGGGAGAAGGGCGACGCGGTCACGGCGTCGTCGTACACGAACAACGCGGTGGACGCGGGGAAGGTGTTCGGCAGTTTCGTCGACACCGCGCGGATCGACGACGTGCGGATCGAGCCGAGGAAGCCGACCGGGGCCGGCGGCCGGACCGTCCCGTTCTCCGTCGCGGCGACGGTGTCGTACCAGGGCGAGAGCAAGAAGCTCGCGTACGAGAGCGAACTGGCCGTCGTGCGCGGGAAGACGACCGGGCGGGCGCTGGTCGACTGGCAGCCGTCCGTCGTGCACCCCGAACTGAAGGACGGCGACTCGCTGTTCACCGGTGAGGCGGCGACGCCGCCCATCGAGGCCGTGGGCCGGGACGACACCGTGCTGACGAAGGAGAAGTACCCCTCCCTCGGGCCGGTCATCGACACCCTGCGCGAGCGCTACGGCGACAAGGCGGGCGGCACACCCGGCATCGAACTGGGCATCCGGCACACCGCCACGAACGCCGGCGACACCACCCTGCTGACCCTCGCCGAGGGCAGGGCGGGGCAGCTGAGGACCACGATCAGCGCGCGGGCGCAGGCGGCGGCCGAGAAGGCGGTCAAGAAATACCCCGAGTCGTCCGTGGTCGCCCTGCAGCCCAGCACCGGGCAGGTGCTGGCGGTCGCCAACAACCGCGAGGACGGTTTCAACGCGGCCTTCCAGGGCGCGCTCCCGCCCGGCTCCACCATGAAGATCATCACCGCCGCGACACTCATCGACAACGGCGTGACCTCCATGAACGGTCCCGCCCCCTGCCCCGACACGGCCACCTGGCAGAGCCAGACCTTCAAGAACCTGCCGGGCCTGGAGGCCGACGAGGGCGCCACCCTCGCCAACAGCTTCATGCGGTCCTGCAACACGGCCTTCATCAAACTCGTCGACGAGGAGCCGCTGACCGACGCCTCGCTGACGAACGAGGCCCAGGAACGATTCGGCCTCGGCAACGACAACTGGCAGACGGGCATCCCCTCGACCGACGGCAAGGTGCCGCCGTCCTCCGGGCCGAACCGGGCCGCCAACGCGATCGGGCAGGGCGACGTCCTGATGAACCCGCTGAACATGGCGTCCGTGACGGCGACGGCGATCACGGGCACGTTCCGCCAGCCGTACCTGGTGTCGCCGGAGCTGGACGACCGCGAACTGGCGACGGCGAAGGGGCTGTCGGCGGGCACCGCGTCGCAGTTGAAGCAGATGATGAGGCTGACCGCGACGCGGGGGACGGCCGCGGGCGTCATGTCGAGGCTCGGTGGGGACATCGGGGCGAAGACCGGGTCCGCGGAGATCGACGGGCAGGCTGTGGCGGACAGTTGGTTCACCGGCTTCAGCGGGGATGTGGCCGCGGCGGCGATGTCGGAGGGCGGTGGCCGTGGGGGTGAGGCCGCCGGGCCGATGGTGGTGGATGTGCTGCGAGCGAGTGGGTGA
- a CDS encoding phospholipid carrier-dependent glycosyltransferase, with protein sequence MTSTASSTDTRQEQAQDQATDEQRPSWQQRLRRFGYAAQPTSDVRDRLVPPYTRPGPRVWAALGLREEVGARITRWAAWGGPLLVTLVAGLARFWNLGHPRAVIFDETYYAKDAWAIVHRGYEVNWAKNANQLILQNNGDVPIPTDAAYVVHPPVGKYVIGLGELMFGFNPFGWRFMAALLGTLSVLMLCRIGRRVFRSTFLGCLAGALMAVDGLHFVMSRAALLDTVLMFFVLAAFGCLVVDRDRARERLAAALPPDGDGAVRPNSLIAEATRLGWRPYRWLAGLCLGLALGTKWSALYFVVFFGIMAVLWDYSARKVAGARRPLVATLQRDLGLAFLSTVPVVIATYLVSWTGWILSPDDGTGGYYRDWAATHGKGGWFAWLPDWLRSLWHYEHQVYEFHVGLSSPHPYQSNPWSWIVLGRPVSFFYESPAPGKDGCPADTADKCAREVLAIGTPLLWWAAAFAVLYVLWRWFFRRDWRAGAIACGIAAGYLPWFLYQERTIFFFYSVVFLPFLCLAVAMMIGAVLGPQGAPERRRVAGAAGAGVLVLLIAWNFIYFWPLFTGQSIPIDDWRSRMWLDTWV encoded by the coding sequence GTGACGAGTACCGCGTCCTCCACGGACACCCGGCAGGAGCAGGCCCAGGACCAGGCCACCGACGAGCAGCGGCCGTCGTGGCAGCAGCGGCTGCGCCGATTCGGCTACGCGGCACAGCCGACCAGCGACGTCCGCGACCGGCTGGTGCCCCCGTACACCCGGCCCGGCCCACGGGTCTGGGCCGCGCTCGGGCTGCGCGAGGAGGTCGGGGCGCGCATCACGCGCTGGGCGGCGTGGGGCGGTCCGCTGCTGGTGACGCTGGTCGCGGGACTGGCGCGGTTCTGGAACCTGGGCCACCCCAGGGCGGTGATATTCGACGAGACGTACTACGCCAAGGACGCGTGGGCGATCGTCCACCGCGGATACGAGGTCAACTGGGCCAAGAACGCCAACCAGCTGATCCTCCAGAACAACGGGGACGTACCGATCCCGACGGACGCGGCGTACGTGGTCCATCCGCCCGTCGGCAAGTACGTCATCGGCCTGGGCGAGCTGATGTTCGGGTTCAACCCGTTCGGCTGGCGCTTCATGGCGGCCCTGCTCGGCACCCTGTCCGTGCTGATGCTCTGCCGGATCGGCCGCCGTGTCTTCCGCTCGACGTTCCTCGGCTGTCTCGCGGGCGCGCTGATGGCGGTGGACGGTCTGCACTTCGTGATGAGCCGTGCCGCGCTGCTCGACACGGTGCTGATGTTCTTCGTCCTGGCCGCGTTCGGCTGTCTGGTCGTCGACCGGGACCGGGCACGAGAACGCCTGGCCGCGGCGCTCCCCCCGGACGGCGACGGAGCCGTACGCCCCAACTCCCTGATCGCCGAGGCGACCCGCCTGGGCTGGCGCCCGTACCGCTGGCTGGCCGGCCTCTGTCTGGGCCTGGCCCTCGGCACCAAGTGGAGCGCCCTGTACTTCGTGGTGTTCTTCGGGATCATGGCCGTGCTCTGGGACTACTCGGCCCGCAAGGTCGCCGGTGCCCGCAGGCCGCTGGTCGCGACGCTCCAGCGCGACCTGGGCCTCGCGTTCCTGTCCACGGTCCCGGTCGTGATCGCCACGTACCTGGTCTCCTGGACGGGCTGGATCCTCTCCCCGGACGACGGCACCGGCGGCTACTACCGCGACTGGGCGGCGACCCACGGCAAGGGCGGCTGGTTCGCCTGGCTGCCGGACTGGCTGCGCAGCCTGTGGCACTACGAGCACCAGGTCTACGAGTTCCACGTCGGCCTGTCGTCCCCGCACCCGTACCAGTCGAACCCGTGGAGCTGGATCGTCCTCGGCCGCCCGGTCTCGTTCTTCTACGAGTCCCCGGCGCCCGGCAAGGACGGCTGCCCGGCCGACACCGCCGACAAGTGCGCCCGCGAGGTCCTCGCCATCGGCACTCCGCTGCTGTGGTGGGCCGCCGCATTCGCCGTCCTCTACGTCCTGTGGCGCTGGTTCTTCCGCCGCGACTGGCGGGCCGGCGCGATCGCCTGCGGCATCGCCGCAGGCTACCTCCCCTGGTTCCTGTACCAGGAGCGCACGATCTTCTTCTTCTACTCCGTCGTCTTCCTCCCCTTCCTCTGCCTCGCCGTCGCCATGATGATCGGCGCCGTCCTCGGCCCGCAGGGCGCCCCCGAACGCCGCCGCGTGGCCGGCGCGGCCGGCGCCGGCGTCCTGGTCCTGCTGATCGCCTGGAACTTCATCTACTTCTGGCCCCTGTTCACGGGCCAGTCCATCCCGATCGACGACTGGCGGTCGCGGATGTGGCTGGATACCTGGGTGTGA
- the rsmI gene encoding 16S rRNA (cytidine(1402)-2'-O)-methyltransferase, translated as MTGTLVLAGTPIGDVADAPPRLAEELTGADVVAAEDTRRLRRLTQALGVQPGGRIVSYFEGNEAARTPELVEALTGGARVLLVTDAGMPSVSDPGYRLVAAAVEKDIRVTAVPGPSAVLTALALSGLPVDRFCFEGFLPRKAGERLGRLREVAEERRTLVYFEAPHRLDATLTAMAEVFGTERRAAVCRELTKTYEEVRRGPLGELAAWAAAGVRGEITVVVEGAPEKGPEELDAAELVRRVRVREEAGERRKEAIAAVAVEAGLPKREVFDAVVAAKRSAP; from the coding sequence GTGACAGGAACCCTTGTGTTGGCAGGCACCCCCATCGGCGACGTCGCGGACGCCCCGCCCCGGCTCGCCGAGGAACTGACCGGCGCGGACGTGGTCGCCGCCGAGGACACCCGGCGGCTGCGCCGGCTCACCCAGGCGCTGGGCGTCCAGCCGGGCGGGCGGATCGTCTCCTACTTCGAGGGCAACGAGGCCGCGCGCACCCCGGAACTCGTCGAGGCGCTGACGGGCGGCGCGCGGGTGTTGTTGGTCACGGACGCGGGCATGCCGTCGGTCTCCGACCCCGGGTACCGGCTGGTCGCCGCGGCCGTGGAGAAGGACATCCGCGTCACCGCCGTCCCCGGGCCGTCGGCCGTCCTCACCGCACTCGCCCTGTCCGGGCTGCCCGTCGACCGGTTCTGCTTCGAGGGGTTCCTGCCGCGCAAGGCCGGTGAGCGGCTGGGGCGGCTGCGCGAGGTCGCCGAGGAGCGGCGCACCCTCGTGTACTTCGAGGCGCCGCACCGCCTGGACGCCACGCTCACGGCGATGGCCGAGGTGTTCGGTACCGAGCGGCGGGCCGCGGTGTGCCGCGAACTGACCAAGACCTACGAAGAGGTCAGGCGGGGCCCGCTCGGCGAGCTGGCCGCGTGGGCGGCGGCCGGGGTGCGTGGGGAGATCACCGTCGTCGTGGAGGGCGCTCCCGAGAAGGGGCCGGAGGAACTGGACGCGGCGGAGCTGGTGCGGCGGGTCCGGGTCCGCGAGGAGGCGGGGGAGCGGCGCAAGGAGGCGATCGCGGCGGTGGCGGTGGAGGCCGGGCTGCCGAAGCGGGAGGTCTTCGACGCGGTGGTGGCCGCGAAGCGTTCAGCGCCGTAG